AAGCTGGGATGATGCGCAGGCTTTTTGTGCATGGTTAACGGAGCGAGAACTGAAAGTGGGCCGCTTGCGGGAAAACGAACGGTATCGTCTGCCGAGCGACCATGAATGGAGTTGTGCGGTTGGAATAGGCACACAGGAAAGCCCCACCATGCTGCCGCTGGCCAAAGACCAGCGCATCAATGATGTCTATACTTGGGGCACCGAATGGCCGCCGCCTGCGGGGGCGGGAAACTTTGCTGGAGAGGAACTGAAGGCGGTGCTCGCAGCCGGGGAGTATGACTACATCACAACGCCGATCAGCGGCTATAACGATGGCTACAACGAAACAGCACCGGTGGGTTCGTTCCGAGCCAACTCGCTTGGCCTGCACGATCTCGGCGGCAATGCCTGGGAATGGTGTGAGGACTGGTTTGACAATACCCACGAGGCACGGGTGCTTCGTGGCACGGCGTGGGCACACTTTGAGCGTCTGAACCTGCTCTCCTCTAAACGAAGTCGCGGCAGGGTTGGCGTCGCGTTGCCGCCCTTCATCGGTTTCCGCTGTGTGCTGGAATTCTCCGTTGCATCAGCCGGGAAGCAGTAATCTAGATTTTTACTTCCATGCGTTTGAACTCGATCACGGCGGGCGGTTTGACTGACTGTTGAAACTTACCCCACAACTTTTTGCGTGGTGTTCTGTTGAAGGCATCAACACCTGCTTCAACCCTCCCATGAAGACTCTGACGCTTTCTTTGATTCTCCTTTCTCCCGCGCTGCTGTGCGCTGCGGATGCCGCCGAGACGGCGCATGCGGGCATCTCTGCTGATCAACTGAACTTCTTCGAGAAGAACATCCGGCCGGTACTGGTGCAGTCGTGTTACAAGTGCCACTCGGCTGAATCGGAGAAGGTGAAAGGTGGGCTGACGCTGGACACGAAGCAGGCGACGCTGCTGGGTGGTGAATCGGGTCATCCGGGCGTGACGCCGGGCAGCATCGCGCAGAGCAGTCTCTATGAGGCGATGACATGGAAGAACGAGGACATGCAGATGCCGCCGAAGCAGAAGCTGCCGGACGACGTGATCGCCAACTTCAAGAAGTGGATCGAGATGGGCGCACCGGACCCGCGTGAGCAGAAGGTGGCGAACGCGGGCGGCGGCAAGCGTGTGATCGACATGGATGAAGGGCGCAAGCACTGGTCCTTCCAGAAGCCGGTGAAGCACACACCGCCGGAGGTCAAAACACCGAACTGGGCGAAGACGGAGATCGACCAATTCGTGCTCGCGGGCATCGAGAAGGCCGGTTTGCATCCGGTGCGTGACGCGGACCGCCCGACGTTGATTCGTCGTATCGCCTTTGATCTGACCGGGCTGCCGCCGACGCCGGACGAGGTGAAAGCCTTCGTGGCGGATCAATCACCGGACGCGGTGAAGCGTGTGATCGACATGTATCTTGATTCGGAACGCTACGGCGAGCGCTGGGCGCGGCACTGGTTGGATGTGGCGCGTTACGCGGAGAGCAGCGGCAAGGAGGTGAACGTGCTCTACCCTCATGCGTGGCGTTACCGCGATTATGTGATCGAATCGTTCAAGAAGGACAAGCCGTATGACCAGTTCCTCAAGGAGCAGATCGCGGGTGATCTGATGAAGTTTGAGGGCAAGCGTGATCAGGCCGAAAAGATCGTCGCCACCGGCTTTCTGGCGATTGGATCGAAGGGGCACAATCAGCGTGACCGACGGCAGTTTGAGATGGACGTCGTCGATGAGCAGATCGACGCGATGTCGCAGTCGATGCTCGGACTTACGCTGGCCTGCGCGCGTTGTCATGATCACAAGTTCGATCCGGTGACGCAGCGCGACTATTATGCGCTGGCGGGCATCTTCCTGAGCAGCGAGACGCAGTTCGGCACTTACAGCCAGCTTCAAAACGCGAATCCAGGCACGCTGATCGAACTGGACCGCGACGCGCAGCAAATCAGCGCCCTGGCGAAGATTGAGACCACCGAGGTGGCGCTGTTGAAGAAACGCTACGCGGACGCCTCACAGACTGCTGACAACATGCGTGAGCAAGTGCGCAGCATGAGCGCGGACGAGCGTCAGCGCCAGGGTGCGCAGAGTTTCCTGCGTATTCGCAGTTCCTTTGACCGTGCGGACTCGATGAAGGCCGATCTCGACCTGTTTCATGAAGACGGCACACCGCGCACGCTGGCGATGGGCGTGCTGGACCGCGCCACACCGATCAACAGCCCCATTTTGATTCGTGGTGACCTCAAGCAGCCGGGCGATGTCACGCCGCGCGGCTTGGTGGAGGTGCTGTGCGCCAAGGGGGAGCCGCTGAACATTGGCAAAGGCAGCGGTAGGCTCGATTTGGCGTATTGGATCGCCTCGAAGGACAATCCGTTGACCGCCCGGGTGATGGCGAACCGTGTCTGGCTCAAACTGATGGGCAGCGCTCTGGTGGCGACGCCGGACAACTTTGGCACGATGGGCCAGAAGCCCACGCATCCTGAACTCCTCGATCATCTGGCGGTGTCATTCATGGAAAACGGCTGGTCGGTGAAGAAGCTGATTCGCGAGATCATGCTGAGCCGCGCTTATCAAATGGGCTCAACCTATGACGCGGCGAATTACGCTGCTGATCCCGACAACAAGTTCCACTGGCGCATGAGCCAGCGCCGATTGGATGCCGAGGCAATTCGTGACGCGATGCTGGCGGTCTCGGGATCGATCAACTTCTATCCGATTGATGGTTCACCCGTGGCGCGTGCCGGGGAGGGCAGGGAAGGCATCATCAACCTGCTGCGCGAGGTAAACTCGAAGCCGCAGACCTATCGCTCGATCTATCTTCCGCTCATTCGTGATCAGATTCCTGAATTCCTCTCGGTTTTTGACTTCCCGGATGCCAGTCTCGTGAACGGCGATCGCGACACGACAAACGTGCCTTCGCAAAGCCTGTTCCTGATGAACAACGCCCAGGTGCAAGCGGTGGCGGATGGCTTCGCGCAGCGCGTCGCGAAATATGAAGGCGATTCGCAGGAACGGCTCAGTTATGCCTATCAGCTTGCCTTTGGACGTGGGCCGACTCAGCAGGAGAAGCAAGCCATCGCGAACTTCTGGATGCGCTTCCCGCAGGAGGCCGCCAAAAACAAGGACATCCCCAAGGACAAGATCCAGGGCATGGCGCTGTCCGCCTTCTGCCAGGGACTCCTCGCCAGTGCTGAGTTTCGTTATCTGAATTAATCACCCTTGATCCATCGCACCTCATGAATGCTCCACTCTCTCATCGTCGCGAGTTTTTGAAAACCACCAGCAGCGGCTTTGGTTATCTGGCTTTCGCGGCGCTCGCGCATCAGCAGGCGCTGCGGGCCAATCCGGCGGCAGGCCCGTTAATGCCGAAGCAGCCGCATTTCACGCCGAGGGCCAAGCATGTGATCTTCCTGTGCATGCAGGGCGCGCCTTCGCATGTGGATACCTTTGATTACAAGCCCAAGCTCATCGCGGATGCGGGCAAGTCAGCGCCTTCAGCGGCAGGACGTTACGGCACGGCGAAACTGATGCCGCCGCAGTGGAAATTCGGCCGCCATGGCAAGAGCGGGATGTGGATCTCCGAATTGTGGCCGAATCTGGCGAAGCATGCGGATGACTTGTGCATGCTGAACTCAATGGCGACGGATTTGCCGGCGCATCCGCAGGCGTTCACGCAATTGCACACGGGTACGACGCAGTTTGTGCGCCCTTCGCTGGGGGCCTGGACACTTTATGGCCTCGGTACGCAGAATCAGAACCTGCCGGGCTTTGTGACGATCAATCCACCGGGCAATGCGACGCGCACGTTTGGCAGCGCGTTCCTTCCCGCGATCTACCAAGGCACCAAAGTGGGTGGTCCGACGATTCCAGGGCTGCCTGCGGCACTGGGGCGTCGTTTCGGCGGCGGCATGGACCAGGCCACGGTGGCGAACATCAAGAACAGCCGCTTCAACACCGATGCGCAGCGCGCGCAGCTCGATCTTGTGCAGTCGTTGAACAAATCGACCATGCAGCAGGGCGGGGGAGTCAGCGCGGAGGTCGAGGGCGTGATCGAATCGTATGAACTGGCCTTCCGCATGCAGGCCGAGGTGCCGAAGGTGATGGACCTCACGAAGGAAACCGAGGCCACGAAGGCGCTTTATGGCATCGGCGACGGCGAATCAGACACCTTTGGCAAGCAGTGCCTCATGGCGCGCAAGTTTGTCGAGGCGGGGGTGCGTTTCATCGAGATCACGCATGGCAACTGGGACCAGCATTTCAATTTGAAGGCGAGTCTTGAGCGCAATTGCAATCAGGTGGACAAGCCGGTGGCGGGATTGCTGGCGGATTTGAAAGCACGAGGATTGCTCAAGGACACGCTGGTGATCTGGGGCGGTGAGTTTGGCCGCACACCGCATTCGCAGGGCGATGATGGCCGCGACCACAACAACAAGGGCTTTACGATGTGGATGGCCGGTGGCGGCGTGAAAGGCGGCATGAACTACGGCATGACCGATGATTACGGCTACGAGGCGGTACTGAACAAAATGCACATCCACGACTGGCACGCGACGGTGCTGGCGCTGATGGGCCTTGATCATGAACGGCTTACCTACCGCTACGCGGGGCGTGATTTCAGGCTCACCGATGTCTATGGCACGGTGGCGAAGGAAATCATCGCATGACGGATTTGATTTAGACGCGACGCACGCGTTGCATCCTGCTCGATTCGCCCTATGAATGGCCCTCAGAATGGGAACGCGCGCCACAGCAGCCACAGCAAAGACGCCCGCCAGCACTGTGCAGGCCACGTCTGCTGGTGTCTTGTCCGAGTCGCTGCCGGAAGAGATGGTTGAGCGAGTCGAGGCGATGATAACCTCGGAAATTCCTGCCGAATTGCAGGCGAGTGCCCGCAGTTTGCTGCGCGCGGTCGCAGCCAAGGTCGCCGTAGCGGAACATTTCGATGCGTTTTGCGGCCAGGCGTTTTCAAAGCCCGAGTGGGCGGCGGCAGCCAGTCCGCTGATCGCTGAGTTGTTCGACCATGACGAGGACCAACTGGCAGAACTGGCGCGTATTCCGGACCTTGTGATCGAAATGGGCAGCGGCCAGGCCACGGTGACCTGCATGGTGGCCTCACGTTGGGCCGCCCGCGGCGAGACACATCGTCTGTCCAGACTGGCGGAGTCGATTGTGGCTTCACATGCCTCGAAGAACGCCTGCGCGGTCGAGGTGATGCTGGCGCTGGCTGCCACACTGGCGGTGACACGCTTTTCTCGTGCGGAGCAGCTTTACAATGCCGCCCTGCCACTGGCGGGTGAGGAACACCAAGAAGCGCTGGCTGATGCCAGGCGCTGGCTGGCATCAGGGCGCATTGTGTGCAGCGCTTCGCAGGAAGAACGTGATTTCTGGGATGTGCGTTTAAGGAAACCCAAATCGGCATGGCTGTGGCAGAGCAAGGAGGAGCGGGAAGCGCTGGATACCTTGTCGGAACGTCTGACGAATGGCTTGGAAGGAGTTGATTTGTTCAAGGCGGTCCTTCCTGTATGCTGGTGGGATTTGGCGATGAAGTGCGCACAGCAGCAGGAAAAACTCGTGCTTGCGATGAAAAAGACGACGGTGGCAAAAGTGGAAACGATTGCTTCTCCGCGCGTGGTGGCTGATTTTGTATCGATGTCTGAGAAGGCTTCGCTGGAGATTCTCCCGCATCCGCAGGCTGGCCCTTACGCTCGATTTGTTCTGGGTTGGGTTTGTGGTGCCATGGCGATGGCTATCACCGTGCTGATGCTCCCTTCGGAGGCTATTAATCGAGTACTCAACACTTTCAGAGGAGCAGAATCAAATTCATCGGTGCCACCGGCCGCAGTCGCGGCATCGTTGATCCCAGGTGAAAGTCGAATCAAATCGCCTGAGGAGAAAGAGATGTGGAGAAAGGAGAATTTGCAGAGAATTGCTTCTGAAATGACTCAGTTTGCTCCTCAGCAAGCGGTGGCGAAATCAGGAAGCTGGCGGGATAATGAACTGGTTCTTTCCGGACACAGCCAGGAATTGCCGCATGAAAGCCCGCAGTATATGAAACTGCTGGTATGGCTGCATCTGGATCCTCCACAGGATGACGAAGTGCGAATGCGTGTTTCCAAACTGCTGTTGGAACGGGTAAAAGCGGATGCTATCACCCTGTGGGAGGAATTGGTCTATCCAGGCTCGGCTAATGCTGTCGAAATTAGGAGTGCTGCACGTGAAGCGTTGGCCGATGTATCCTTTCAATGGAATGCTGAAGAAAAGAAGCGACTGGGTGTGATTGCAGGAGAGGAAGATGAGGCCAAAAAAAATGCCGCTATCTCTGTTTCGAAATAATGAGGCATTTTAGCGGTGGGTCTTGAGAGTCAAAAATTGCAAGGTTTGCAATTATGAAAATCTTACAACAGAGGGATGCTTGTAAGGAATTGGTTTGAAATCGAGGCGCTTTCCCTGCGGCAATCAATAATAAACAAGCTTTTCTATAGAAAAACTGGTTTAAAGGCTAAAACCCAGCCCTTCATAAACATGAAATTACTAGATTTTTCAGAATGTTTTTGCATTTTTGAGCCACGCCCCTTAGAATTTAGAACATGAACGTCAGGTCGCAGTTCGAATTCTCTGCTCGGATACGACCAGACGGTGTGGATCATTTATTTCTCTATGATTGAGGAACTTCAGCAATTCGGCAGCCTCTCAGTGGCGCATCGAACCGGTGGTGCACCGGTGGAATTGGCGCGTTCCAAGGATGAGGTGGTTTTTTTAGCCTTCGACAACAGGATTCGACGTCTGGTGGAACTGCACGTGTTAAGGGGTGGGAACACTTTGGAGGCGGCAATGAAGCGTTCGGCTTTTGACCGTGCGCGCCAAGCTTCGGAGATTCGCGGGCATGCATTCATGCGTATTTTGGAAGTGGGTGAGGACCAGGGATTGGTCTATTATACCAGCAATCTCAATGATGGTGAGTTTGTCGAAGACTATGCCAAGAGGCGTGGGGCGGTGGCTCCCGCAACGGCGCTTGCGATGGTTTACCAGCTATTGGACGATCTGCTTCAGTTGCAGGGGTATCAGCGACTGGTCTCACGCATGCATCTGGATCGTGTGTTAGTCACGACTCTGGAGGACACATTCCTGCAACTCCGTGTGTTTGATTATGGTCTGTCGCAGATGGATGCGGGAACTGAGGAGCAGAGCGGTGCGCGACTTGTAGTGGAGGCTTGCCGGTTGATTTTTCTCCTGCTTACGGGGCAGTCATATTACGGTGAAAACCCTGATCGTTTCCCTGCATTGACACAGCTTCCCATGAGCCTGCGCACTGCGGTTAGGACCGCTCTCGCTGATCCTGCCAATGCTCCGGCTTCCATCGAGAAGTTGCGCGATGACGTGCGCGAGGCATTCAGTGCTCTTTCGAGCAATATCAAGGCCCGCAATTTTCGTAAACACCTCGTGGTGAATGCCTCGCTGCTGCCCCAGTCGCAACTTCAGGAACTGCTGCTCGAGAACGTGCCGGTCGAAACCATTTTGGGAACACGCTTTCGCGTTGAGGATGCCGATCACACACGACGTTATCCCTTCTCGATTCCTGCGATCAACACGAAAGCGGAGCAGCCCGTCACGGTTCATCTGCTGCCTCCGTCGCGAATTGTGGAGAAATCACGCTATGAGGCAGTTCCTTTGCAGATGTGGCGCTTCAATCCTGAACGGCACCCCAATATCCTGCGTTCCCTGAGTTTGTGGGAGAGTCCTGACTGGACGTTTCTGACCGAGGAGCGTGAGCCAGGCTTTGCGCTAAGCCGCCTTATGGCAGAGCGTATCACGCTGAATCCTGCCGAGGTGACGGTGCTCATGCGCCAGGTTCGTGCCGGTCTGGATCAGGCGGTGGAGTGTGGTGTGCAGCGTGTGGATTTGCATCCTTCCAACATTCTTTTGCGCGTGGGGAAAAACGGGCCGTTGCTGGCCCGTGAACTGGAACGATTGATGCAGAAGCGCCTGGATGCCTGGCCTTCCTTTGTGGTGAAGCTGCGTCCGCATATGACGATGCGCAGTCTTTACGAGCCGCTCCTCGTTGACATGGACATCACAGAGGGGCAGTTGCAGGAAGAGCATCTGCAGGATCGTGATTTTCGGCATCGTTCTTTTGTGATGCTTGCAGCCTATTTGCTGACTGGAGAACGTCAGAGCGGAGGTGTTCCGCAGTTTTCCGAATCTGTGCCGGATGCAGCCGCCGCGTATGTGCGTGAGTGCATTGAACTGACCCGTCGCGTTGGGAAAACACCCAGCCCCGGCGAATTCATCGATAAGTTCGAGGGCTTGCTTTCTGCGCCGACGGTTGATCTGGCCACACGCCTGCGTGGTAATGCCGTGGCGAAGGAAGAAATGGAAAGCGCGGGTTCAGTTTCTGACTATGAGGATGATTGGTCCGCAAGTAATTCGGAGGCCAGCAATTTTGATGACGTCGGAATGTCTCCCATCAAGCGCGGTATCAAAACGCATGATTTCAACCCGTTGCTCGATCAGAAGCGTGGAAAGCCCTGGGGGGCTTTGGCTGCTGCTGCGGCGGTGATTCTGGGCATCGGTGCTTGGATGTTTATGGGAGGTAATGATCCGGCGAAACCGGCGGCGGAGGCGCAATCTTCAGAAGCCGAAGGACCTGCAAACACCAAAGAGGGCACACAGCAGGCTGACAAAAAGCCGGTTGCTGTGAAACAGCCAACGATTGCCGTCAGTCAAAGCAAACCGATTTCGGATCAATCTGCAGAGATCAAGCCTCAGGTGCCATCCTCTGCCGTGGTTCCCCCCAAGCTGTCCGCGGCTGTTGCTGTGGCGGTGCCGAATCCCGACAGGCGGCAGCCTCTTTCGGCTCCTGTGGCTGAGGTGAAGCCGATAACGAAGGATGCTGTGG
This genomic interval from Prosthecobacter sp. contains the following:
- a CDS encoding PSD1 and planctomycete cytochrome C domain-containing protein; translation: MKTLTLSLILLSPALLCAADAAETAHAGISADQLNFFEKNIRPVLVQSCYKCHSAESEKVKGGLTLDTKQATLLGGESGHPGVTPGSIAQSSLYEAMTWKNEDMQMPPKQKLPDDVIANFKKWIEMGAPDPREQKVANAGGGKRVIDMDEGRKHWSFQKPVKHTPPEVKTPNWAKTEIDQFVLAGIEKAGLHPVRDADRPTLIRRIAFDLTGLPPTPDEVKAFVADQSPDAVKRVIDMYLDSERYGERWARHWLDVARYAESSGKEVNVLYPHAWRYRDYVIESFKKDKPYDQFLKEQIAGDLMKFEGKRDQAEKIVATGFLAIGSKGHNQRDRRQFEMDVVDEQIDAMSQSMLGLTLACARCHDHKFDPVTQRDYYALAGIFLSSETQFGTYSQLQNANPGTLIELDRDAQQISALAKIETTEVALLKKRYADASQTADNMREQVRSMSADERQRQGAQSFLRIRSSFDRADSMKADLDLFHEDGTPRTLAMGVLDRATPINSPILIRGDLKQPGDVTPRGLVEVLCAKGEPLNIGKGSGRLDLAYWIASKDNPLTARVMANRVWLKLMGSALVATPDNFGTMGQKPTHPELLDHLAVSFMENGWSVKKLIREIMLSRAYQMGSTYDAANYAADPDNKFHWRMSQRRLDAEAIRDAMLAVSGSINFYPIDGSPVARAGEGREGIINLLREVNSKPQTYRSIYLPLIRDQIPEFLSVFDFPDASLVNGDRDTTNVPSQSLFLMNNAQVQAVADGFAQRVAKYEGDSQERLSYAYQLAFGRGPTQQEKQAIANFWMRFPQEAAKNKDIPKDKIQGMALSAFCQGLLASAEFRYLN
- a CDS encoding DUF1501 domain-containing protein; the protein is MNAPLSHRREFLKTTSSGFGYLAFAALAHQQALRANPAAGPLMPKQPHFTPRAKHVIFLCMQGAPSHVDTFDYKPKLIADAGKSAPSAAGRYGTAKLMPPQWKFGRHGKSGMWISELWPNLAKHADDLCMLNSMATDLPAHPQAFTQLHTGTTQFVRPSLGAWTLYGLGTQNQNLPGFVTINPPGNATRTFGSAFLPAIYQGTKVGGPTIPGLPAALGRRFGGGMDQATVANIKNSRFNTDAQRAQLDLVQSLNKSTMQQGGGVSAEVEGVIESYELAFRMQAEVPKVMDLTKETEATKALYGIGDGESDTFGKQCLMARKFVEAGVRFIEITHGNWDQHFNLKASLERNCNQVDKPVAGLLADLKARGLLKDTLVIWGGEFGRTPHSQGDDGRDHNNKGFTMWMAGGGVKGGMNYGMTDDYGYEAVLNKMHIHDWHATVLALMGLDHERLTYRYAGRDFRLTDVYGTVAKEIIA